A single region of the Pseudomonas mandelii genome encodes:
- the hslO gene encoding Hsp33 family molecular chaperone HslO: MTDLPDTDYTQRFIFDDSDTRGELVSLERSYAEVLAKHPYPEPVAQLLGELMAAASLLVGTLKFDGLLILQARSDGPIPLLMIECSSEREIRGLARYEADRIAPDATLADLMPNGVLALTVDPTQGQRYQGIVDLDGETLSECFTNYFVMSQQVGTRFWLYADGRRARGMLLQQLPADRLKDQEEREDSWQHITALGNTLTADELLSLDNETVLHRLYHEEQVRLFDVQRLRFRCSCSRERSANALVSLGMEDAQALVIEHGGNIEIDCQFCNQRYLFDAADITQLFAGAGVETPSDTRH; the protein is encoded by the coding sequence ATGACCGATCTACCGGATACCGACTACACCCAACGCTTCATCTTCGATGACAGCGACACCCGCGGCGAGCTGGTTTCGTTGGAACGGAGTTACGCTGAAGTCCTCGCCAAACACCCGTATCCGGAGCCGGTCGCGCAACTGCTCGGCGAACTGATGGCGGCTGCGTCGTTGCTGGTCGGCACGTTGAAGTTCGATGGCTTGCTGATTCTTCAGGCCCGTTCAGACGGTCCGATTCCGCTACTGATGATCGAGTGCTCCAGCGAGCGTGAAATCCGTGGCCTGGCCCGTTACGAAGCCGACCGGATTGCCCCCGACGCGACCCTCGCCGACCTGATGCCCAATGGCGTGCTGGCACTGACCGTCGATCCCACTCAGGGTCAGCGTTACCAAGGCATTGTCGACCTGGATGGCGAAACCCTGTCGGAGTGCTTCACCAACTACTTCGTCATGTCGCAACAGGTTGGCACCCGGTTCTGGCTGTACGCCGATGGCCGTCGCGCCCGCGGCATGTTGTTGCAGCAACTGCCTGCCGACCGCTTGAAAGACCAGGAAGAACGCGAGGACAGTTGGCAGCACATCACCGCGCTGGGCAACACCCTGACCGCCGACGAATTGCTGAGCCTGGACAACGAAACCGTGCTTCATCGCCTCTACCATGAAGAACAGGTGCGCCTGTTCGATGTGCAGAGATTGCGTTTCCGTTGCAGCTGCTCGCGAGAACGTTCGGCCAATGCTCTGGTCAGTTTGGGCATGGAAGACGCGCAGGCGCTGGTCATCGAGCACGGCGGCAACATCGAGATCGATTGCCAGTTCTGCAACCAGCGCTACCTGTTTGACGCGGCCGATATCACCCAATTGTTCGCCGGTGCGGGTGTTGAGACACCGTCAGATACCCGGCACTAA
- a CDS encoding RNA-binding S4 domain-containing protein has product MAQKNEEDDKVRLDKWLWAARFYKTRALAKAAIESGKVHCRGERCKPGKEPRVGDEFQIRVGFEERTVVVQALSIVRRGAPEAQTLYAETDASIAKREAAAAMRKAGALGMSTDGKPSKKQRRDLFKFRGSSNDE; this is encoded by the coding sequence GTGGCACAAAAAAACGAAGAGGACGACAAGGTCCGTCTCGATAAGTGGTTGTGGGCCGCGCGTTTTTATAAAACACGTGCCTTGGCCAAGGCGGCAATTGAAAGCGGCAAGGTGCATTGCCGGGGTGAGCGCTGCAAACCGGGCAAGGAGCCGAGGGTGGGCGACGAGTTTCAGATTCGTGTGGGGTTCGAGGAACGCACGGTGGTGGTTCAGGCGCTATCGATTGTGCGCCGTGGCGCGCCAGAGGCTCAGACGTTGTATGCGGAAACCGATGCCAGCATCGCCAAGCGCGAAGCGGCTGCGGCCATGCGCAAGGCGGGCGCGTTGGGCATGAGCACCGATGGCAAGCCAAGCAAGAAACAGCGGCGGGATTTGTTCAAGTTTCGTGGGAGCAGTAACGACGAGTGA